In Notolabrus celidotus isolate fNotCel1 chromosome 10, fNotCel1.pri, whole genome shotgun sequence, one DNA window encodes the following:
- the LOC117820005 gene encoding serine/threonine-protein kinase Nek5-like isoform X3 gives MELARTCVGTPYYLSPEICESRPYNNKTDIWSLGCVLYELCTLRHPFEGSSLRQLVSKICRGRYNPVPSHYSYDLRLLITQLFKVSPRDRPSVSSVLRRPFLEKNISKHLDPQLMQEEFSHTVLHQHKAAAASKDAKKRATNTAEKIQKSRPAERPAVKRLPVKPEWRVPLRVYSPAPYRLLHQRAAPAAADREELRLKEQQPFSHYQHYHAQLDALQRREREDLLPPPPLLHPSQDRETEQHEAPSVEPYQIVAAARHEYLQRRHEANQYKLRAEKQLGLRPCTAERVRRPRGQEREGGRPETQHAAQDRREAGQQCVCVQAYLRQLDLIRQQYQQDMRQMRQRAEAEVQPAHKNETFVVDKPRDSDPSAESKEQQEASPEQNVEDALKQIRDERREGRRHRDKKGIMFEIRLDDGGMKEDAEEVKEEKTEGEDREVDPLHQTLSFQQGDDLKIRDWSEEARRGWSQRTPRTLLEALGNMDVNSGCDTAVEAEAGEEEEGRRHWVDAAPNTLLNALAEAKLTSSTLDSGVEPVKDGAEEDEKERREKGEEEEDESDVEMDEDRLEPRSDDDDTNFEESEDELREAVADSMKNLFVMDSSSEEEEREEREQVEEGMEERRAGGDTDPQHVHLESDESATDTAERTQVFSPEPERTGRSV, from the exons GGATATCTGGTCTCTGGGATGTGTCCTGTATGAACTCTGCACCCTGAGGCATCCA TTCGAGGGCAGCAGTCTTCGTCAGCTGGTCAGTAAGATCTGCAGGGGGCGCTACAACCCGGTCCCCTCCCACTACTCCTATGATCTACGCCTGCTGATCACCCAACTCTTCAAG GTGAGCCCTCGGGACCGTCCCTCCGTCAGCTCCGTCCTCAGGCGTCCCTTCCTGGAGAAAAACATCAGCAAACACCTGGACCCTCAG ctgaTGCAGGAGGAGTTCAGCCACACGGTGCTGCATCaacacaaagcagcagcagcgagcAAGGACGCTAAAAAGAGagcaacaaacacagcag AGAAGATCCAGAAGTCCAGACCTGCAGAGAGACCAGCTGTGAAGAGACTTCCTGTGAAACCAGAGTGGAGAGTTCCCCTCAGAGTGTACAGCCCGGCTCCCTACAGA CTCCTTCATCAGAGAGCAGCACCTGCAGCTGCAGACCGAGAGGAGCTCAG gttAAAGGAGCAGCAGCCGTTCAGTCACTATCAGCACTATCACGCTCAGCTGGACGCCttacagaggagggagagggaggacctccttcctcctcctcctcttcttcatccctcTCAGGACAGAGAGACGGAGCAGCATGAAGCTCCCTCTGTGGAGCCGTACCAGAT TGTGGCTGCAGCTCGTCATGAGTACCTGCAGAGGAGACACGAGGCCAACCAGTACAAGCTGAGAGCAGAGAAACAGCTG GGTCTACGTCCGTGCACGGCTGAGAGAGTCAGGAGGCCCAGAGGTCAGGAACGTGAAGGTGGACGACCTGAGACCCAGCATGCAGcgcaggacaggagagaggcgGGACAACAG tgtgtgtgtgtgcaggcataCCTCCGTCAGCTGGACCTCATCAGGCAGCAGTATCAGCAGGACATGAGACAGATGAGGCAGCGAGCCGAGGCAGAG GTTCAGCCGGCACACAAAAATGAGACCTTCGTGGTGGACAAACCCAGAGACTCTGACCCGTCTGCAGAGAGTAAGGAGCAGCAGGAAGCCTCACCTGAACAG AACGTAGAAGACGCTCTGAAGCAGATCagagacgagaggagagaggggaggagacacagagacaag AAAGGAATCATGTTTGAGATCCGGTTagatgatggagggatgaaagaggatgcagaggaggtgaaagaggagaagacagaaGGAGAAGACAGG GAAGTGGACCCTCTGCATCAGACCCTGAGCTTCCAGCAGGGAGACGACTTGAAGATCAGGGATTGGTCGGAGGAGGCGAGGAGGGGGTGGAGCCAAAGGACTCCTCGGACTCTGCTAGAAGCACTAGGGAACATGGACGTTAACTCAGGCTGCGACACTGCTGTGGAGGCGGAGGCAG gtgaggaggaggaaggtcgGCGGCACTGGGTTGACGCCGCCCCCAATACCCTGCTGAACGCTCTGGCTGAAGCTAAGCTCACCTCCTCCACTCTGGACTCAG GTGTGGAGCCGGTGAAGGATGGAGCAGAGGAGGacgagaaggagagaagagagaaaggagaggaagaggaagatgagtcTGACGTGGAGATGGATGAGGACCGTCTGGAACCGAGGTCAGACGATGACGACAC AAACTTTGAGGAGTCGGAGGACGAGCTGAGAGAGGCCGTGGCAGACTCCATGAAGAACCTGTTTGTGATGGACAGCAGCtcggaagaggaggagagagaagagagagaacaggtggaggaggggaTGGAGGAAAGGAGAGCAGGAGGTGATACAGATCCTCAACACGTTCACCTTGAAAGTGATGAGTCAGCCACAGACACTGCTGAACGGACTCAGGTCTTTTCACCTGAACCTGAAAGAACAGGACGGTCAGTCTGA